Proteins from one Phalacrocorax carbo chromosome 19, bPhaCar2.1, whole genome shotgun sequence genomic window:
- the LOC135316446 gene encoding la-related protein 6-like, translating into MSLGSSGVASGLGSQPSCSTPQLEQRSSFPARHLLPPQSRSLALLSQEDFLRSFNGSFSDVSDVCGADLLDCSSSTPDPQLVRRIVSQVEFYLSDENLSKDAFLLKHVQKKKMGFVSIKLLTSFKKVKYLTRDWRLTRYALQFSELLEVNKEGTKVRRRVPLPESLRSFSPSKLLLAWELLPVQNNFIETIVSMFSPFGAIVSIHILRPGRKLPSHVRKYTSLFPELLRKRCALVEYDRLGSARRAFEHLGRRSHRCGESIRVVWLCWKVSKKEPQNKREVAKKLGHHWDWKVQAAATIFPYGIGGSLLYRSLESGQHVRRDAEQQRPRELCHTMLVAPRAPLCRLQRGSQHPSGITETAQRKGLIPYDRRCWGLL; encoded by the exons ATGTCATTGGGTAGTTCCGGGGTGGCCTCAGGGCTCGgttcccagcccagctgcagcaccccTCAGCTGGAACAAAGGAGTTCCTTCCCGGCGCGGCATCTCCTTCCACCGCAGAGCCGCTCGCTCGCCCTGCTCAGCCAGGAGGACTTCTTAAGAAGCTTCAACGG gagcTTCTCTGATGTAAGCGATGTCTGTGGGGCTGATCTGTTGGactgcagctcctccaccccCGACCCGCAGCTGGTCCGCAGGATTGTGTCCCAGGTGGAGTTCTACCTTTCTGATGAGAACCTGTCCAAGGATGCTTTCCTTCTGAAACATGTCCAAAAGAAGAAGATGGGCTTTGTCAGCATCAAACTGCTGACATCCTTCAAGAAG GTGAAATACCTGACGCGTGACTGGCGGCTCACACGCTACGCCCTGCAGTTCTCGGAGCTGCTGGAAGTGAACAAGGAGGGCACCAAAGTGAGGCGGCGGGTCCCCCTGCCCGAGTCCCTGCGGAGCTTCTCCCCCAGCAAACTGCTGCtggcctgggagctgctgccggTCCAGAATAACTTCATCGAGACCATCGTGAGTATGTTCAGCCCCTTTGGTGCCATTGTATCCATCCACATCCTGCGGCCGGGCCGCAAGCTGCCCTCGCATGTGCGGAAATACACGTCGCTCTTCCCCGAGCTGCTGAGAAAGCGCTGTGCCCTGGTGGAGTACGATAGGCTGGGGAGCGCCCGCAGGGCCTTTGAGCACCTCGGCCGCCGAAGCCACCGGTGCGGTGAGAGCATCAGGGTGGTCTGGCTCTGCTGGAAGGTCTCCAAGAAGGAACCTCAGAACAAGAGGGAGGTGGCGAAGAAGCTGGGCCACCACTGGGATTGGAAGGTGCAGGCGGCGGCCACCATCTTCCCCTATGGCATTGGGGGCTCCCTGCTCTACCGCTCTCTGGAGTCCG GTCAGCATGTGAGACGAGATGCTGAGCAGCAGCGACCCCGGGAGCTGTGCCATACCATGCTGGTGGCACCGAGAGCGCCCCTGTGCAGGCTCCAGAggggctcccagcaccccagcgGCATCACTGAGACTGCTCAAAGGAAGGGGCTTATCCCCTACGACCGccggtgctgggggctgctctgA